In Phyllopteryx taeniolatus isolate TA_2022b chromosome 5, UOR_Ptae_1.2, whole genome shotgun sequence, the DNA window GGATGTCACACACTATTGCTTTACTGACCTGAGGCAAAACACAGGTATTTCGTTGACACAATCACTTTgctcattgcttttttttttttttccttctgacTGGATGGACATCAGTGCCCTGGTTCCCCTCTGCTCGGAGTTATTCTCTAAAGCAGATGACTTGCAGTTGGTAGCTATATCCACTTCCCATCCCCAAACACGCCCTCCCCTTACGGCAGTGAGGTACCATGTGTCTAGCAcacaatagaaacaaacagGCGAGGGACTGGGGTGTTGGATAACTTGTCTTTGTTTGGTGTGAAAGGCTGATGCTGCACTTTCACTGCTCAATGACAGAAGTCAGGTGACAATAACCTCAAAGTGGAGTGAGTTGAAAGAGTGTCTGTGCACTGTATGTATGTCTGTGTCTGTCCAAGTGTGAGCTAATGCCATCAGATCACTCAACACATCTCTCAAGGGCTTTGGTGGGTGTTGCACTGTTActtttgtgtgagtgtgaaagagTAGCAGATATTAAAATACCTCTTCCTGTGATATTAAGCATGCTAATTATTCTATTGAAGCATATCTGAAATGGGAATTGTTTCACTTGTTTGAATCCACCCTAAGAAGCCTTTGACTCCccatatgttgttgttgttgttgtgacaaaAGCAAGTAGCATTGACTTCAGTTTTGTATTATCCACACTGTAGGTTCCAATAGATAAAGCTTgatttacacaaacaaaaatgggacCGTTACATATCTTCAGAAAAGAGAATGCTGCTGCTTTTCTGTTCTGCCTTGGATTTTTAACTAAAGATGAGTAAAACATTATGTATTTTAAAGATGCTGAAAAGTGACCAATGATCAATGACACTCAAATTTTGAATAAATGATACATTTGTATCAATATCATATAATGTCAGATAGCTAGGTCGGGATAGAACGCAAGAGCGTTTCCCAATCTCAAATTGGATCTGACCAAAGGAGGGCTTTTTCTAAGACACATTCAAGAAAGATAAGTAAATGGTCAAAATCTCATTTTCTGTTTTGACAAGGATCAAGAGGGACAATGACTAGATTCTATTTTGAGTTGTCATTTCCTCTGGGCTCAAccacgcaccccccccccccccccccaaaaaaaaaaaacaaagaacaaaaaacatctgcagtGTCAAGAAATTTtcaaaagaagatggatggacagatggatggattgataaacatacatatgtatgtatgcatgtatgtatgtatgtaggcTATGTACATatcaatggatggatagataaatagatagaaaggtagatacatacatacattaaatacaCAGAAATTCATTTTCCATCAAAATTCTACATCATGATAAGTTGACAACATGAactataacaaataaataattaagaAAATCTCATGCACATaaatattcacaccctttgcacaatactTTGTTGATGCCCCATTGGAGGCAAATTACAGTCCCGTCTTTATAAATATTATGCCACAAACGCGGCATACCTATCTCTGGGCGGTTTTGCTCATTCCTCTTTGGCGCATGAGGTTGGATGGGAAATGTTGATGCACAGCCAATATCAGATTTCCccacagatgttcaattggattcaaaGTCTGGGCTTCGCACAGGTGCCGGTGAttttttggggtcttttttaaaaatgtatttatttccaatgtatttatttcttttcttttatttgatttttctttggATGTAGCCGGGTGCGGTGGGGGCGCTGCCTCCTTTCCCAATTTTcacccgcctgcgtgggttttctccgggtactccggtttcctcccacttcccaaaaacatgactggtgaccagttcagggttttaCCCTTCCTCCCAGGgtatatgtaaatgtgtaacCACAACTGTATTAGCACTAGAAAGGAGCCATCACTTGAGCGATTAGTGACCCTTGCGTTTACCGTTTGACAGGTTTTATGGTCACTTAAAGGGGCCCCGACCGATCAATGCTGCCCCTGGACCTCACGGTGGGATAATCCGGCCCTGCCCCTTTAGTCGTCCACGCACTGGCTGGCTGCTTTCGACAACAATAACACCAGAGAATAAGACACTTTGAGTGGAATTGTGAAAGTGACTGcaggggagaaagaaaaaaaaaaaagcgaaggGAGAACTTTTCAACATGACACGTCAGAGAGTGGGCAACTCGTGAAGCGTACCTGGCTGCTGCCAGCCGTCCGCCCGCCCGCCGTTGCCAAGGTTTCCGTGTACGCGCTGCCTTGCGTgcctgcgcgcgcgcgcgccacACGCCATTGGCAGACATGGCGGCGGACCTCCAGCCCGAGTGGATTTGCGGTCTGCCTCGTTCCTGGAGTTATGGGCTTACTCGTGACGGACGTGTCTTTTTCGTCAAGTAAGTGTCACCAAAATCATTGAAGGACGCCGCTCCACAAATGTCCGCCCACGGCTCATTCGAGCAAAGTCGCCGAGTGCTAATTTAACGCGTCGCTCTCGCCACAGCGAAGAAGCCAAGAGTACAACCTGGCTGCATCCCCTGAGTGGCGAGGCGGTCATAACCGGACACAGGAAAACTCCAGGTGAGGCGTCACTTTGCTCCCACGGCCTCTGCGTGTGTCACACGCGTCGTCATGACTTGTTCGTGtccagacctttttttttttttttttttttcttcttcttcttctctctgcGAGCGAGGCGGTGACATCCTTACTGTGTGTCTGTTTAATGGGCTGTGGCAAAGTGAGAGCTCCCATATGTCCACCTTTAACCCCGTCGTCACACTTCCCCCTTGAGTGGCGAACAACACCGATTTCACTGCGGCCACATacttgatttcattttaaataaagaattAGATTTTGCTCAGTCAACTGACAACATTTGGTTACTTGTCAAGACAGCATTCAtgtattgttgataaatgtttCTGATAATACAGCTGCTGCCTGTACATTCCAGTGTTGCAAGTAAtccctttatatatatatatatatatatatatattttgctgaATCATTTGCAGATTATATTGATGACTCATCAGTTATTGGTCTGTcaacacaaaatgtcaaaatgttcctTGTcctaaagcagtggttctcaaactttgtacaccaagtaccacctgaaAAAAATACCTCTCTAGGCACCACCATCGTGACCAATATTAAACtgcagtagtgtagtaggcacaagtcttcatcaaaaatgagaaagaggttttattcctcaaaggtatatttgatattattgtaaGGCATTGTAAAATTGGCttaaaaagtttgaacattaacaataCACTTAaatttagggggggaaaaaaactttaataATGATTCCATTCAAATGTATCGCACATATAAGTAGTAATAGAAAATTACCTGAATAAAAGTGAAGAtgcaagattaaatgcaaaagtAATGTaccaaatacaactgaactgtacataaGCTGTGATTCTTTTCatgccactagagggagcccgggTCGTCGTCGTATCACACTAAGAATCACTGTCCTGAAGGCTTAATTGCAattaaaaagttacatttttaaatattttaaacttttcatactgtttattttcttttattttttttaaatcttaaaacaTGATTGACTTACTAGTTaacaaatgacaacaacaattacTCAATACATTGTTGCGGCCCAGTGATACAACGTAATCAGGAAATGTGTTCATGGGAATCCCTTTTTGCAGatattcttccatccatctctTTATGTGACGCAGTATTATTAGCAGTTGTTCAGCCGTAATGGTTTGCTGCATGATTGTCCTCTCTATTCTTCAACAATGACTTAAAGAGAAATAAATTGTTGTTTAGTGAGTGAGTGGAAACTCCTCTCAAAATGGCTTATCTCTCTTTCACAGATCTACCCACTGGATGGGAAGAAGGATACACGTTTGAGGGGGCACGATGCTTCATCAAGTGAGTGACACCACTCAGTCACAATTCCACCCAGAATGCATGCATGCCAGAATTAAACAAGATCCAAAACATCCCTGCACCCTTCTCTTACATTTCACAACACATttgctatataaaaaaaatgatttgtttgtgAATTCTTGCCTGTGAATTTTTAACCTCTACTCTATATCTCTCAATGGCTGGCCTGtcaaaagttaatgattacacATAGTGACATTGTGCAAGTACATGGCAGACATGGGCAAACTGTGGTTGTTGTCTTTATGAGCTGATTTTATTGATTCAGTCCTACCCTGAGCCCACTTAAAGAGTTTGCGCCGAGTAATCAAGTCTGTATATGATCTGCTTGCACTTTAAAATGCCACTTGTCTTAAATAGATGTTAAATGGTAAAAATGGGTTTGTAtatgaaaaacatttcccaGGTTTGTGCTGGCCTGCAACATTACAGCAATTTGAAGAGCCTCATGTTCAGTTCGCTCGGCTCCAAGACTTGGATATACAtacattatttgatttattttttcagttgctGGCTGCAGTCAGGTTTCTATCCAAATGGTTCACTAATCTTAAATCCATATCGGGACGATCTGCAAAACACAATGCAAACGCACAGGTATTTCATGCATTCTTGTCATTCTTTCAGTTGTCACTGAACACTGAGTTTGAGGTTCACTAAAACGTTACTTTTGAGGTAAACCTTTATTCCTCCTAAAAAAGGTGTTGCCATTCCCATTAAGTGTTTTCTACCCCCTAAATGACAAACCATATAAGTGAGCGAAACACTTTTCCTTTTCAAATATTACAGTTTACATTAGGGATGGATGTAATACTAGAGTAATgtattttgatgtgctgaatccaaatatcacgtTGGTTTTGTTCAATCAGGTCAACCTTTTGAACTATCGCCGCCTTTTTGTTTACATGCACAGCAATTTCTCTTCagaggttcaaataaatggaAGTTCATGGCCAGAATATTGAACAATGATGACGTAGCATTCAAATTACACATatttacttttatcaatgtgtactattcaatttaaaataagcaatgtttgaaacatttgattaataaactgttaacaacttgGTATAAAAACCTGaccagcatttaaaaatatgaaagatAATgccattcaaatatttttgcgcATTTTTTGCCGGGTTTCTTTTACGAAATCAAGGTAAACCCTGGAAGGGTGACTTTGCATTGCAGAGGATGCAAGGGTGTTGTGCCACCATGAATTCACTCTCCTGCTTTGACTTCCTCATGAATTTGAGCAGTTTCGTGTGGCAGGCTGTCAGGCAGTGAAGCTGAATGTCAGTCACTTTATAGCCCAGTGTTTTATCACTTTTATCACTCAGTGCAACCCACAACTCCACACCACATCTATGAGTTGAAAAGAACGGCACTGGTTCAATTATAGCTCATGCTATTTCCCCAATCGTTACTAagtgtgaattgttgaaatgtttgaaagtttactCCAATTTAATTTGTGATCGATTGTGAAATGTGTTGTAATATCATCTTTTACCGTAAGAGGATGGGTATTGATTATTTGAGTGAGTCGCAAAATGTACGTGCACTGTGTAATGCCCTTtagttgtgtgtctgtgtgcagcGATCCTTAAGAGTTGCTTAAGTCTGATGCAATTCAATTAGTCATAAAACTCTGTCACAGCTGATTCAGTTGACACACGTTCTGACCTGCAAGCAACATTCTGCTAAGTATATCCATGTCCATTATCACACTTCAGATTTTGTGGTTGTGGGTTAATGTAGATGTTCCACGGTTTCATGGTTTAAATGTGATATGTAAGACTTCAATAAGTTATCCTTGAAAGTGGCCTATTACCACTTCTACCCGTGTGGTCGGAAGTAGTCTGAACAGGCTGCGCTCAACAATTCTCGTTATCTCATCCTGACTCAGTGGGTATTTGTTGACAGGTTAATGTGATAACGATCTTGGAAAGTAAACCATTTGAGACCGTATGACAAGTAGCTAGTAAAAGGCTCATAAAACTGCCCAGAACCAAGAACCTGGTGATGATTGGAGACATCCTGTACtgttattttattctattattcagtttttacatttcaaagatGTCAGTGTTAATCGTTTCAGTTAAGATAAAAAACCCACCTTGTTTCCAGACTTAAAAACTGAGCCAAGTACATTATACTTTTATCTCTTTGACCTGACACTTTTTTGATGCTGTAAAAGGATCTGAGCCATTCTGACGCTGGTCGCGTGTCTTGGCTGTCATCATCGGGTTCCACAGGGCGAGCATCGAGGAGCACATTGTGCTGACGTCAGCTGTTCTCTGAAGGGGAGGGTGGGTGCAGGGGAATTGGTGTAATTGTGTGGACTTAGTATTTGATTATATCATTGTATTTAGT includes these proteins:
- the LOC133478613 gene encoding pleckstrin homology domain-containing family A member 5-like isoform X11, which codes for MAADLQPEWICGLPRSWSYGLTRDGRVFFVNEEAKSTTWLHPLSGEAVITGHRKTPDLPTGWEEGYTFEGARCFINTPSVFPALLTPSTTPSHPPAHATSCRALPVSTSRQYASRIHL
- the LOC133478613 gene encoding pleckstrin homology domain-containing family A member 7-like isoform X7; this encodes MAADLQPEWICGLPRSWSYGLTRDGRVFFVNEEAKSTTWLHPLSGEAVITGHRKTPDLPTGWEEGYTFEGARCFINCWLQSGFYPNGSLILNPYRDDLQNTMQTHRATVGTASVQDRSGPQGCTELCFPYCLLCFSVVNLNSDRNSVNPRYSQALGTKTRYESDICSSAQKESS
- the LOC133478613 gene encoding pleckstrin homology domain-containing family A member 5-like isoform X9 encodes the protein MAADLQPEWICGLPRSWSYGLTRDGRVFFVNEEAKSTTWLHPLSGEAVITGHRKTPDLPTGWEEGYTFEGARCFINCWLQSGFYPNGSLILNPYRDDLQNTMQTHSTPSVFPALLTPSTTPSHPPAHATSCRALPVSTSRQYASRIHL
- the LOC133478613 gene encoding pleckstrin homology domain-containing family A member 5-like isoform X10, encoding MAADLQPEWICGLPRSWSYGLTRDGRVFFVNEEAKSTTWLHPLSGEAVITGHRKTPDLPTGWEEGYTFEGARCFIKATVGTASVQDRSGPQGCTELCFPYCLLCFSVVNLNSDRNSVNPRYSQALGTKTRYESDICSSAQKESS